A stretch of Buteo buteo chromosome 9, bButBut1.hap1.1, whole genome shotgun sequence DNA encodes these proteins:
- the TMEM218 gene encoding transmembrane protein 218 isoform X1, translating into MAGAALGAGPGVLVLQLLWGLALLLCLALSRAAGRARFAVVLVTLGAAVLTAALLLFPREDERPAAAAADEIVDTFFIGRFILLAMMSLVLLGCLFLLLIYHLMEPVYAKPLHSS; encoded by the exons ATGGCGGGCGCGGCGctgggagcggggccgggcgtgctggtgctgcagctgctgtggggcCTGGCGTTGCTGCTCTGCTTGGCGCTCTCCCGGGCGGCCGGCCGGGCCCG GTTCGCCGTGGTGCTGGTGACGCTGGGAGCCGCCGTCCTCACCGCCgcgctgctgctcttcccccgGGAGGACGAGCGCCCGGCCGCAGCTGCCGCTGATGAG ATCGTAGACACCTTCTTTATCGGCCGCTTCATCCTCTTGGCTATGATGAGCCTGGTCTTACTTGGGTGCCTGTTCCTGCTCCTGATTTACCACCTCATGGAGCCGGTGTACGCCAAACCACTCCACAGCAGCTAG
- the TMEM218 gene encoding transmembrane protein 218 isoform X2, whose translation MAGAALGAGPGVLVLQLLWGLALLLCLALSRAAGRARFAVVLVTLGAAVLTAALLLFPREDERPAAAAADELGPRLSVLPPASIFQHTPEHADSHVAGSFDNFPL comes from the exons ATGGCGGGCGCGGCGctgggagcggggccgggcgtgctggtgctgcagctgctgtggggcCTGGCGTTGCTGCTCTGCTTGGCGCTCTCCCGGGCGGCCGGCCGGGCCCG GTTCGCCGTGGTGCTGGTGACGCTGGGAGCCGCCGTCCTCACCGCCgcgctgctgctcttcccccgGGAGGACGAGCGCCCGGCCGCAGCTGCCGCTGATGAG CTTGGTCCACGGCTGTCCGTGCTCCCGCCTGCCTCCATCTTCCAACACACCCCAGAGCATGCTGATAGCCATGTGGCAGGTAGTTTTGATAACTTTCCCCTCTAA